One Neisseria sp. Marseille-Q5346 genomic region harbors:
- a CDS encoding DNA ligase, with protein sequence MNNVMRTMIPIFAASFISAAFGADLLLAQEYKNQDIAGWAMSEKLDGVRAYWDGRQLVSRQGYAFTPPKGFTAGFPPFPMDGELYSGRGRFEQISATVRSASGNWDGIRLHVFDVPQAQGNLYQRLETASKWLKSHPSARFTVIPQVKVRDKQHALDFLKQVEALGGEGVMLRQPEARYASGRNGQLLKLKSEYDDECTVTRHYEGKGRNVGRLGAVGCKNQYGEFRIGSGFKDKDRDHPPKIGALITYRYRGFTQKGTPKFATFVRVRSDR encoded by the coding sequence ATGAATAATGTAATGCGAACCATGATACCGATTTTTGCGGCTTCTTTCATCTCTGCGGCGTTTGGTGCAGATTTGTTGTTGGCGCAGGAATATAAAAATCAAGATATTGCCGGTTGGGCCATGAGTGAAAAGTTGGATGGCGTACGCGCGTATTGGGACGGCAGGCAGCTGGTCAGTCGTCAGGGCTATGCGTTTACACCGCCCAAAGGTTTTACAGCAGGTTTTCCGCCGTTTCCGATGGATGGCGAGTTGTACAGCGGACGAGGGCGGTTTGAGCAAATTTCCGCGACGGTGCGTTCTGCCTCGGGAAATTGGGACGGCATCCGTTTGCATGTTTTTGATGTGCCGCAGGCGCAGGGCAATCTGTATCAGCGGCTGGAAACGGCTTCGAAATGGCTGAAATCACACCCGTCGGCACGGTTTACGGTTATTCCGCAAGTCAAGGTGCGCGACAAACAGCATGCTTTGGATTTTTTGAAACAAGTCGAAGCGCTGGGTGGGGAAGGTGTGATGCTGCGTCAACCTGAAGCCCGTTATGCAAGCGGTAGAAATGGGCAGCTGTTGAAGCTGAAAAGTGAATATGATGATGAATGTACAGTGACGCGTCATTATGAGGGCAAAGGGCGAAATGTCGGGCGTTTGGGTGCGGTAGGATGCAAAAACCAATATGGCGAGTTTCGTATCGGCAGCGGTTTTAAGGATAAAGACCGCGACCATCCGCCGAAAATCGGTGCGCTGATTACTTACCGTTATCGTGGTTTTACGCAAAAGGGAACGCCGAAATTTGCAACATTTGTCAGGGTGCGCTCGGATCGATAA
- a CDS encoding MFS transporter, producing the protein MTDSSAKLPNLWLLIAAAASILLITIGMRMTLGLFVLPVVNSTELSMTQFSLIIAVFQLMWGISQPLSGALADRFGAFKVLAGGTVLLIAACLMVPQMPTYWGLMLGIGLLLAFGTGSGGFSIIMGQVAAKTPPHRRGLASGLVNAGGSAGQFLFAPLVQGLIALPHIGWTGTFYVWAVIAILILPISWWLAGGKHASHTVHTDNGGQTLKQAVCKAFANRSYILLHLGFFTCGFHIAFLVTHLPTEISLCSLPATVASTSIAIIGLANIAGCIFSGWCTGRFLGKYVLFGLYASRVAMILIYLAAPKTDLNFYLFAAGLGFTWLATVAPTAAITGKLFGTRYLATLFGLTMLSHQIGGFLGSYIGGIVITRFNDYGWMWYADAVLAGAAALLNLLIHERKAAAA; encoded by the coding sequence ATGACCGATTCTTCTGCCAAATTACCCAATTTGTGGCTGCTGATCGCCGCTGCCGCCTCCATCCTGCTGATTACCATCGGCATGAGGATGACTTTAGGGCTTTTTGTCCTGCCCGTCGTCAACTCGACCGAATTGAGCATGACCCAGTTCAGCCTGATTATTGCCGTTTTCCAATTGATGTGGGGCATATCGCAACCCTTGTCCGGCGCGTTGGCCGACCGTTTCGGCGCGTTTAAGGTTTTAGCCGGCGGGACGGTTCTATTGATTGCCGCCTGTCTGATGGTGCCGCAAATGCCGACTTATTGGGGGCTGATGCTGGGTATCGGTTTATTGTTGGCATTCGGTACGGGTTCGGGCGGATTTTCCATCATTATGGGACAGGTAGCCGCCAAAACACCGCCTCATCGGCGCGGCTTGGCTTCCGGCCTGGTCAATGCAGGCGGGTCCGCAGGGCAATTTTTGTTCGCGCCGCTGGTTCAAGGTTTGATTGCACTGCCCCACATCGGCTGGACGGGGACATTTTATGTTTGGGCAGTCATTGCCATCTTGATTTTGCCGATTTCTTGGTGGCTGGCCGGCGGCAAACATGCTTCTCACACCGTCCATACCGACAACGGCGGCCAAACCCTGAAGCAGGCCGTCTGCAAGGCTTTCGCCAACCGCAGCTATATCTTGCTGCATTTGGGTTTCTTTACCTGCGGTTTCCACATCGCCTTTTTGGTTACCCACCTACCGACCGAAATTTCACTTTGCAGCCTCCCCGCTACGGTCGCTTCGACCTCCATTGCCATTATTGGTTTGGCAAACATCGCCGGCTGTATTTTTTCAGGCTGGTGTACCGGCAGATTTTTGGGCAAATACGTCCTCTTCGGTTTATATGCTTCGCGTGTCGCCATGATATTGATTTATCTGGCCGCACCTAAAACCGATTTGAACTTCTATCTTTTCGCCGCCGGACTCGGTTTCACTTGGCTGGCAACCGTCGCTCCCACCGCCGCCATTACCGGCAAACTTTTCGGTACGCGCTACTTGGCCACCCTCTTCGGGTTGACCATGTTGAGCCACCAAATCGGCGGCTTTTTGGGTTCATACATCGGCGGCATCGTCATCACGCGCTTCAACGATTACGGCTGGATGTGGTACGCCGACGCAGTCTTGGCAGGCGCGGCCGCCCTGTTGAATTTACTGATTCATGAACGGAAAGCGGCTGCCGCCTGA
- a CDS encoding MBL fold metallo-hydrolase, which translates to MALQFEINAVTPFRQNCTLIWDDETKEAVLTDVGGDVPYLLQQVQSKGLKLTAIWLTHGHLDHAGGVVELLKTCDVPVFGPHKDDEFLLQALPQTTAQYGFPVSPSFTPTRWLEEGETLKVGNHSFQVLHIPGHTPGQVVFYNAENGLLVAGDVLFYETVGRTDFPRGNHDDLINNICAKLLTLPETTQVIAGHGRMTSIGHEKRYNPFLVR; encoded by the coding sequence ATGGCACTCCAATTTGAAATCAACGCAGTTACCCCCTTCCGTCAAAACTGCACGCTGATTTGGGACGATGAAACCAAAGAAGCCGTGTTGACCGATGTCGGCGGCGACGTCCCTTATTTATTGCAACAAGTCCAAAGCAAAGGCCTCAAGCTGACCGCCATTTGGCTGACCCACGGCCATCTTGACCACGCAGGCGGCGTGGTTGAGCTTTTAAAAACCTGCGACGTACCTGTTTTCGGCCCGCACAAAGACGATGAATTCCTGCTCCAAGCTCTCCCGCAAACAACGGCGCAATACGGCTTCCCTGTTTCTCCGTCATTCACGCCGACACGCTGGCTGGAAGAAGGGGAAACGCTCAAAGTCGGCAACCATAGCTTCCAAGTCCTCCACATTCCCGGCCACACTCCCGGCCAAGTCGTTTTTTACAACGCCGAAAACGGACTTTTAGTCGCAGGCGATGTTTTATTTTATGAGACCGTTGGTCGCACAGATTTTCCGCGCGGTAATCATGATGACCTCATAAACAATATCTGCGCTAAACTATTAACCCTGCCCGAAACCACGCAAGTTATAGCCGGACACGGCCGCATGACCAGCATCGGGCATGAGAAAAGGTACAATCCGTTTCTGGTTCGTTAA
- a CDS encoding amino acid ABC transporter permease, whose translation MNWSYLIDAIPKFVDAAKLTLELSVYGVVLSLLFGLPVAVVTAYRIRPFYALARAYIELSRNTPLLIQLFFLYYGLPKMGIKWDGFICGVIALVFLGASYMAEAIRAGILAVPKGQIEAGKAIGLSRFQVFRYVELPQAWAVAVPAIGANVLFLMKETSIVSAVGIAELLFVTKDIIGMDYKTNEALFLLFASYLIILLPVSLLARWAENRVRSAKYGV comes from the coding sequence ATGAACTGGTCTTATCTGATCGATGCCATCCCTAAATTTGTCGATGCGGCAAAGCTGACGCTGGAATTGTCGGTATATGGCGTCGTTTTGTCGTTGCTGTTCGGCCTGCCCGTTGCCGTGGTTACGGCATACCGCATCCGCCCCTTCTACGCATTGGCACGCGCCTATATCGAGCTGTCGCGCAATACGCCCCTGCTGATCCAATTGTTTTTCCTGTATTACGGCCTGCCGAAAATGGGCATTAAATGGGACGGTTTCATCTGCGGCGTGATCGCACTGGTTTTCTTGGGCGCAAGCTATATGGCGGAAGCCATCCGCGCCGGTATTTTGGCCGTCCCAAAAGGGCAGATCGAAGCGGGAAAGGCCATCGGTTTGAGCCGCTTTCAAGTGTTCCGCTATGTCGAATTGCCTCAGGCATGGGCGGTCGCCGTTCCCGCCATCGGCGCAAACGTATTGTTTTTGATGAAAGAAACATCTATCGTCAGCGCGGTCGGCATTGCAGAATTGTTGTTCGTTACCAAAGACATCATCGGCATGGACTATAAAACCAACGAAGCCTTGTTCCTGCTGTTTGCCAGCTACCTGATCATCCTTCTGCCCGTTTCGCTTCTGGCGCGCTGGGCAGAAAACCGCGTACGGAGTGCAAAATATGGTGTTTGA
- a CDS encoding Rne/Rng family ribonuclease — protein sequence MKRMLFNATQAEELRVAIVDGQNLLDLDIETLGKEQRKGNIYKGIITRIEPSLEACFVDYGTDRHGFLPFKEVSRSYFRDYEGGRARIQDVLKEGMEVIVQVEKDERGNKGAALTTFISLAGRYLVLMPNNPRGGGVSRRIEGEERQELKAAMAELDIPNGMSIIARTAGIGRSAEELEWDLNYLKQLWQAIEEAGKAHHDPYLLFMESSLLIRAIRDYFRPDIGEILVDNQEVYDQVAEFMSYVMPSNVGRLKLYQDHTPLFSRFQIEHQIESAFSRSVSLPSGGAIVIDHTEALVSIDVNSARATRGSDIEDTAFKTNMEAAEEVARQMRLRDLGGLVVIDFIDMENPKHQRDVENVLRDALKKDRARVQMGKLSRFGLLELSRQRLKPALGESSHVACPRCAGTGVIRGIESTALHVLRIIQEEAMKDNTGEVHAQVPVDVATFLLNEKRAELFAMEERLDVNVVLIPNIHLENPHYEINRIRIDDVEEDGEPSYKRVAEPEEDESAKPFGSEKAKASRPEPAVKGVRHTQPAPTVAPEKKASWWDSFKAWLKRIFGGEPAPAAVAQEPAEKRTTTNRSQNSNRRSNSRRQNPRRNNKHDGSKVEVREVNAEAADSKFEESKSNESRNDERKESRRSRNRNNRRDERNNERNRVEETVEDVNVQEVAALAEMPSENQAEQNGNKRRRNNGRNERNRNQYAESHVEDANVQADSEQAQAEADDNARSEEGVKNNGRQGRDRNNRQRNNRNDRRSNSKKRNIPSSAKIEQYLNITDTADKVLFAVAHVLGLNETVEAENVPLPQEDVHAEPLVIVVSEPEVASAEPFVFAIESEDEPAVAQTESADAEQALLASAVSNVKEAISAVLSPNETAVAEVAEPVEAATETVATQTEAVAEKAPVAAVLPEGLGDLIFVETDPQAVAAFAAQPQPEPVAKTRRSDVPKVEVEDVAVEMILVETRKD from the coding sequence ATGAAAAGAATGTTATTCAACGCAACGCAGGCTGAAGAGCTGCGCGTTGCCATTGTCGATGGCCAAAACCTTTTGGACTTGGACATCGAAACGCTGGGCAAAGAACAGCGTAAAGGCAATATCTACAAAGGTATCATTACCCGCATCGAGCCGTCGCTGGAAGCGTGTTTCGTCGATTACGGAACCGACCGCCACGGCTTTTTGCCGTTTAAGGAAGTGTCGCGTTCATATTTCCGCGACTACGAAGGCGGCAGGGCGCGTATTCAGGACGTGCTCAAAGAGGGCATGGAAGTCATCGTCCAAGTCGAAAAAGACGAGCGAGGCAACAAAGGCGCGGCACTGACCACGTTCATCAGCCTGGCCGGCCGCTATTTGGTATTGATGCCGAACAACCCGCGTGGCGGCGGCGTATCCCGCCGCATCGAAGGCGAAGAGCGTCAAGAGTTGAAAGCCGCTATGGCCGAACTCGACATTCCAAACGGCATGAGCATCATCGCCCGCACCGCAGGCATCGGCCGCAGCGCGGAAGAGTTGGAATGGGATTTGAACTACCTCAAGCAACTCTGGCAAGCCATTGAAGAAGCAGGCAAAGCGCATCATGACCCTTATCTGCTCTTTATGGAAAGCTCGCTGCTGATTCGTGCGATTCGCGACTATTTCCGTCCCGACATCGGCGAGATTCTAGTGGATAATCAAGAAGTTTACGACCAAGTTGCCGAGTTCATGAGCTATGTCATGCCGAGCAATGTAGGCCGTCTGAAACTCTATCAAGACCACACGCCGCTGTTCTCCCGTTTCCAAATCGAACACCAAATCGAAAGTGCATTCTCACGCAGCGTCAGCCTGCCTTCCGGCGGCGCGATTGTGATCGACCACACCGAAGCCTTGGTTTCCATCGACGTCAACTCTGCGCGTGCCACACGCGGCTCGGATATTGAAGACACCGCGTTTAAAACCAATATGGAAGCTGCCGAAGAGGTTGCCCGTCAAATGCGCCTGCGCGACTTGGGGGGTTTGGTCGTGATCGACTTCATCGACATGGAAAATCCGAAACACCAACGCGATGTTGAAAACGTCCTGCGCGACGCGCTCAAAAAAGACCGCGCCCGCGTGCAAATGGGCAAACTTTCGCGGTTCGGCCTTTTGGAGTTGAGTCGCCAACGTTTGAAACCGGCTCTGGGCGAAAGCAGCCATGTTGCGTGTCCGCGCTGTGCCGGTACAGGCGTCATCCGCGGCATCGAATCCACCGCCCTGCACGTTTTGCGCATCATTCAAGAAGAAGCAATGAAAGACAACACCGGCGAAGTACACGCACAAGTGCCTGTCGATGTTGCCACCTTCCTGTTGAACGAAAAACGCGCCGAGCTGTTTGCGATGGAAGAGCGCTTGGATGTGAACGTCGTCCTGATTCCAAATATCCACTTGGAAAATCCGCATTACGAAATCAACCGCATCCGCATCGATGACGTAGAAGAAGACGGCGAACCGAGCTACAAACGCGTCGCTGAGCCGGAAGAAGACGAATCCGCCAAACCTTTTGGCAGCGAAAAAGCCAAAGCTTCCCGTCCTGAGCCAGCTGTCAAAGGCGTGCGCCATACACAGCCTGCACCGACTGTCGCCCCTGAGAAAAAAGCCTCTTGGTGGGACAGCTTCAAAGCTTGGTTGAAACGCATTTTCGGCGGTGAGCCTGCACCTGCCGCAGTTGCTCAAGAGCCTGCCGAAAAACGCACTACAACCAACCGCAGCCAAAACAGTAACCGCCGTTCAAACAGCCGCCGTCAAAATCCACGCCGCAACAACAAACACGACGGCAGCAAAGTCGAAGTGCGCGAAGTGAATGCCGAAGCTGCCGACAGCAAGTTTGAAGAAAGCAAATCAAACGAAAGCCGCAACGACGAGCGTAAAGAAAGCCGCCGCAGCCGCAACCGCAACAACCGCCGCGATGAGCGCAACAACGAGCGTAACCGTGTCGAGGAAACGGTTGAAGACGTAAACGTTCAAGAAGTGGCCGCACTGGCTGAGATGCCGTCTGAAAACCAAGCGGAACAAAACGGCAATAAACGCCGCCGCAACAACGGCCGTAACGAGCGCAACCGTAACCAATATGCGGAAAGCCATGTTGAAGACGCAAACGTTCAAGCCGATAGCGAACAGGCGCAAGCGGAAGCGGACGACAACGCCCGCAGCGAAGAGGGTGTGAAAAACAACGGCCGTCAAGGACGCGACCGCAACAACCGTCAGCGCAACAACCGCAACGACCGCCGTTCCAACAGCAAAAAACGCAATATTCCGTCTTCGGCAAAAATCGAGCAATACCTGAACATTACCGACACCGCCGACAAAGTCCTCTTTGCCGTGGCGCATGTTTTGGGTTTGAACGAAACGGTTGAAGCTGAAAATGTGCCTTTGCCGCAGGAAGATGTTCATGCCGAGCCGCTGGTGATTGTGGTATCCGAGCCTGAAGTTGCCAGCGCAGAGCCATTCGTATTTGCCATTGAAAGCGAAGACGAGCCTGCCGTCGCGCAAACTGAAAGCGCCGATGCCGAGCAAGCCCTGTTGGCTTCTGCGGTCAGCAACGTCAAAGAAGCCATTTCTGCGGTATTATCTCCGAATGAAACTGCCGTTGCAGAAGTCGCAGAACCGGTTGAAGCAGCAACCGAAACTGTGGCAACGCAAACTGAGGCCGTAGCTGAAAAAGCGCCTGTTGCCGCTGTTTTGCCGGAAGGTTTGGGCGATTTGATTTTCGTTGAAACCGATCCGCAAGCCGTTGCCGCTTTTGCCGCGCAGCCGCAACCTGAACCGGTTGCCAAAACACGCCGTTCGGATGTGCCTAAAGTAGAAGTGGAAGACGTAGCAGTCGAAATGATTTTGGTGGAAACACGTAAAGATTAA
- a CDS encoding SHOCT domain-containing protein: MSKFYLLLALILAGCTTASGIQIVEKGNSGFDTAIIYKGKETILDVNENNEQEYRIFHQGASGFTPSTAVRHSAEKRAQAFCKQKNKSMKAIRERASTPPHILGNWPRIEIIFICTETKQVDIDNSSNNKKYDQLVNLKKLLDQGILSEQEFNQEKVKILSNS; this comes from the coding sequence ATGTCTAAATTTTATCTTCTATTAGCATTAATTTTAGCTGGTTGTACAACTGCATCGGGAATCCAAATCGTTGAAAAGGGAAACTCGGGTTTTGATACAGCAATCATTTACAAAGGCAAAGAAACTATTTTAGATGTTAATGAAAATAATGAACAAGAATATCGCATATTCCACCAAGGAGCATCAGGATTTACTCCTTCAACTGCTGTGAGACACAGTGCTGAAAAAAGAGCACAGGCTTTCTGCAAACAAAAAAATAAAAGTATGAAAGCAATTAGAGAAAGAGCATCTACTCCTCCTCACATCTTAGGGAATTGGCCTAGGATTGAAATTATTTTTATCTGCACAGAGACAAAACAAGTAGATATTGATAATTCAAGCAACAACAAAAAATATGATCAATTAGTAAATTTAAAGAAATTATTAGATCAAGGTATTCTTTCCGAACAAGAATTCAATCAAGAAAAAGTTAAAATATTAAGTAACTCATAG
- a CDS encoding HAD-IA family hydrolase → MKPKLIIFDWDGTLADTTNPIIHTFQQSFADCGLPVPEADQIRPLIGYSLSGIIRRLAHNVSEHVQETLIETYAAHYLNPNNRNMTLFPEALPCLQRLKQQGYWLAVATGKGRSGLDRSIEQTGTQAFWLETACASEYPSKPAPDMVLALCDRLGVEPEEAVVVGDTTHDLEMAANAKIRAIAVTTGAHTAQQLSALPHIAMLKSLAELPDVLETL, encoded by the coding sequence ATGAAACCCAAACTCATTATTTTCGACTGGGACGGCACGCTTGCCGACACCACCAACCCCATTATCCACACCTTTCAGCAAAGCTTTGCCGATTGCGGCCTGCCTGTTCCCGAAGCCGACCAAATCCGCCCACTCATCGGATACAGCCTCTCCGGCATCATCCGCCGCCTTGCCCACAACGTCAGCGAACACGTTCAGGAAACCCTGATTGAGACCTATGCCGCGCACTATCTCAATCCCAACAACCGCAACATGACCCTGTTCCCCGAAGCCCTGCCCTGCCTGCAACGCTTGAAGCAACAAGGCTATTGGCTTGCCGTAGCGACCGGCAAAGGCCGCAGCGGACTGGATAGGTCCATCGAGCAAACCGGCACCCAAGCCTTCTGGCTGGAAACCGCCTGCGCTAGCGAATATCCGTCCAAACCCGCGCCCGATATGGTACTCGCCCTCTGCGACCGACTGGGTGTTGAGCCGGAAGAGGCCGTCGTCGTCGGCGACACCACCCACGACCTAGAAATGGCTGCCAATGCCAAAATCCGCGCCATCGCTGTCACCACCGGCGCACACACTGCCCAACAACTTTCCGCCCTGCCCCATATCGCCATGCTCAAAAGCTTGGCCGAATTGCCCGATGTATTGGAAACCTTATAA
- the fabI gene encoding enoyl-ACP reductase FabI, with protein sequence MGFLQGKKILITGMISERSIAYGIAKACREQGAELAFTYVVDKLEERVRKMAAELGSELVFRCDVASDDEINQVFVDLGKHWDGLDGLVHSIGFAPKEALSGDFLDSISREAFNTAHEISAYSLPALAKAARPMMQGRNAAIVALSYLGAVRAIPNYNVMGMAKASLEAGIRFTAACLGKEGIRCNGISAGPIKTLAASGIADLSKLLGHVASHNPLGRNVTTEEVGNTAAFLLSDLASGITGEITYVDGGYSINALNDEEN encoded by the coding sequence ATGGGCTTTTTGCAAGGCAAAAAAATTCTGATTACCGGCATGATCTCCGAGCGTTCCATCGCTTACGGCATCGCCAAAGCCTGCCGCGAACAAGGCGCGGAATTGGCATTCACTTATGTTGTCGACAAACTGGAAGAGCGCGTCCGTAAAATGGCTGCCGAACTCGGCTCCGAACTCGTGTTCCGCTGCGACGTTGCCAGCGACGACGAAATCAACCAAGTTTTCGTTGACTTGGGCAAACACTGGGACGGCTTAGACGGCCTCGTTCACTCCATCGGCTTCGCACCTAAAGAAGCTTTGAGCGGCGACTTCCTCGACAGCATCAGCCGCGAAGCGTTCAACACCGCTCACGAAATCTCCGCATACAGCCTGCCTGCGCTGGCAAAAGCCGCCCGTCCGATGATGCAGGGCCGCAACGCCGCAATCGTTGCCCTGAGCTACTTGGGCGCCGTTCGTGCCATTCCTAACTACAACGTTATGGGCATGGCCAAAGCCAGCCTCGAAGCCGGCATCCGCTTCACTGCCGCCTGTCTGGGTAAAGAAGGCATCCGCTGCAACGGCATCTCTGCAGGCCCGATCAAAACTCTGGCCGCTTCCGGCATCGCCGATCTCAGCAAACTCTTAGGCCACGTCGCTTCCCACAACCCACTGGGCCGCAACGTTACCACCGAAGAAGTCGGCAACACAGCCGCCTTCCTGCTGTCCGACCTCGCTTCCGGCATCACCGGCGAGATTACCTACGTTGACGGCGGTTACAGCATCAATGCGCTGAACGACGAAGAGAACTAA
- a CDS encoding outer membrane protein assembly factor BamE — protein sequence MKKIAKVGFVLLATGLLAACATKSKITPEGTTDEPRFPKPYSLTFNKDRGTFPTFDELDQMRPGLTKDDIYKILGRPHYDEGMVGVREWDYLFHFYTPGVGVDPENTSGVEGITTCQYKVIFDKDKFARSFFWNPVFPKDAVCPPPAPTPKQEPQVIIREIIKEAPKRIRQ from the coding sequence ATGAAAAAAATCGCAAAAGTGGGCTTCGTCCTGCTGGCTACCGGCCTGCTGGCCGCCTGTGCTACTAAGAGCAAAATCACTCCTGAAGGCACTACAGACGAGCCACGCTTCCCTAAACCTTACTCCCTGACCTTCAACAAAGACCGCGGTACATTCCCGACTTTTGACGAGCTGGATCAAATGCGTCCTGGCCTGACCAAAGACGACATCTACAAAATCCTCGGCCGTCCTCACTACGACGAAGGCATGGTTGGCGTGCGTGAATGGGACTACCTGTTCCACTTCTACACCCCAGGCGTAGGCGTTGACCCTGAAAACACTTCCGGCGTTGAAGGCATCACTACTTGCCAATACAAAGTGATCTTCGACAAAGACAAATTTGCACGCAGCTTCTTCTGGAATCCAGTATTCCCTAAAGATGCCGTATGTCCTCCTCCAGCACCTACACCTAAACAAGAGCCTCAAGTGATCATCCGCGAGATCATTAAAGAAGCTCCTAAACGCATCCGTCAATAA
- a CDS encoding RluA family pseudouridine synthase, whose translation MHAIRKDSVSLIAVAEHEEGQRLDNYLIKILKGVPKSHIHRIIRAGEVRLNKKRCKPDNRIQAGDTIRIPPIRIAEKQRPSENQAAPAREFDIVYEDDALLVINKPSGVAVHGGSGVSFGVIEQIRRARPEARYLELVHRLDKDTSGLLMIAKKRSALVKLHEAIRNDHPKKIYLALGVGRLPNDRFHVKLPLFKYTGAQGEKMVRVSEDGQSAHTIFRVLNRFSDGLLHQVGLSNLTFVEATLKTGRTHQIRVHLQSQDCPIAGDERYGDYQANKRLQKLGLKRMFLHASELHLTHPLTGEKLILKAPLPQELAQFVVMLENQEKAV comes from the coding sequence ATGCACGCAATACGCAAAGATTCAGTCAGCCTGATTGCCGTTGCCGAACACGAGGAAGGCCAACGCCTTGATAACTATCTGATAAAAATCCTCAAAGGCGTCCCGAAAAGCCATATCCACCGCATTATCCGCGCCGGCGAAGTGCGGCTGAACAAAAAACGCTGCAAACCCGACAACCGCATTCAGGCAGGCGATACTATTCGTATTCCGCCGATACGCATCGCAGAAAAACAAAGGCCGTCTGAAAACCAGGCCGCGCCAGCACGCGAGTTTGACATCGTTTATGAAGACGATGCGCTTTTGGTCATCAACAAACCGTCCGGCGTTGCCGTCCACGGCGGCAGCGGCGTGAGTTTCGGCGTCATCGAACAAATCCGCCGCGCCCGTCCCGAAGCGCGTTATCTCGAACTCGTCCACCGCCTCGACAAAGACACCAGCGGCCTCTTGATGATCGCCAAAAAACGCAGCGCCTTGGTGAAACTGCACGAAGCCATCCGCAACGACCATCCGAAAAAAATCTATCTCGCACTGGGTGTCGGCAGGCTGCCGAACGACCGCTTCCATGTCAAGCTCCCCCTGTTCAAATACACCGGCGCGCAAGGCGAAAAAATGGTGCGCGTCAGCGAAGACGGCCAATCCGCCCACACCATCTTCCGCGTGTTAAACCGTTTTTCAGACGGCCTTTTGCACCAAGTCGGTCTATCCAACCTAACCTTTGTCGAAGCCACCCTGAAAACCGGCCGCACCCACCAAATCCGCGTCCACCTGCAATCGCAAGACTGCCCCATTGCCGGCGACGAACGCTACGGCGACTATCAAGCCAACAAACGCCTGCAGAAACTCGGTTTGAAAAGAATGTTCCTGCATGCTTCCGAGCTGCACCTCACCCATCCGCTGACCGGCGAAAAACTGATCCTGAAAGCCCCCCTGCCGCAAGAATTGGCGCAATTCGTTGTAATGTTAGAAAATCAGGAAAAGGCCGTCTGA
- the mscL gene encoding large conductance mechanosensitive channel protein MscL yields the protein MSIASEFKEFIMRGNVVDLAVGMVVGTAFSGIVKSLVDDVIMPPIGLLIGGVDFSNLFITLKDGAQAAPAEGYANLAAAQAAGAVTLNIGLFINTVISFLIVAAAIFCVVKAINSLKKTDAPAEEAPAEPSEEVLLLREIRDSLNKK from the coding sequence ATGTCAATCGCTTCAGAATTTAAAGAATTTATTATGCGTGGCAACGTTGTCGACCTCGCAGTCGGTATGGTTGTCGGTACAGCATTCAGCGGCATCGTCAAATCATTGGTTGACGATGTAATCATGCCTCCTATCGGTCTGCTGATCGGCGGCGTTGATTTCTCCAACCTGTTCATTACCCTGAAAGACGGCGCACAAGCCGCTCCTGCTGAAGGTTACGCCAACCTGGCAGCCGCTCAAGCAGCCGGTGCCGTTACCCTGAACATCGGTCTGTTCATCAACACTGTAATCAGCTTCCTGATCGTTGCCGCTGCCATCTTCTGCGTGGTTAAAGCCATCAACTCCTTGAAAAAAACCGACGCTCCTGCTGAAGAAGCACCAGCAGAACCTAGCGAAGAAGTTCTGTTGTTGCGCGAAATCCGTGACTCTCTGAACAAAAAATAA